A genomic window from Carassius gibelio isolate Cgi1373 ecotype wild population from Czech Republic chromosome A11, carGib1.2-hapl.c, whole genome shotgun sequence includes:
- the LOC128022093 gene encoding ETS domain-containing protein Elk-4 isoform X2 — MFTPRLQIEKDMDSSVTLWQFLLQLLLDPSNDRLICWTNEDGEFKLLQAEEVARLWGVRKNKPSMNYDKLSRALRYYYDKNIIKKVNGQKFVYRFVSYPDILKGEVIARTEGADGGSNGPLPLSDKPANISRDKDDKAIPDRGAGTPAQSKSSSRNDYIHSGLYSSFTLNSLQSGTQLFKSIKIENPGEKLMEKKAAQESPQPPTVIKFGTMPQNRQGTPSVIEKPELPAQPAQAPPPAPAEPEAKQTAVSHVVCAFVENPTSENAMTGFPLSRVSPSPLPHSKSPSSSPMTDSQELVIDSEIESLSSQPSELQLQDQPISVFKDSVAVFEMSESPPRSLSGKSKKPKGLELMPTLVVTSSDLSPFNLSSPSLPTASLTPAFLQTPLLLTPSPLLSNIHFWSTLSPVAPLSPARRQGTHTLFQSFGEYPCNGSQQKNTEPS, encoded by the exons ATGTTTACCCCACGTCTGCAGATAGAGAAGGATATGGACAGCTCAGTGACCCTGTGGCAGTTCCTGCTGCAGCTGTTGCTGGATCCCAGCAATGACCGGCTGATCTGCTGGACCAACGAGGATGGAGAGTTCAAACTGTTGCAAGCGGAAGAGGTGGCCAGATTATGGGGCGTTCGCAAGAACAAACCCAGCATGAACTACGACAAACTTAGCCGGGCTCTGCGTTACTACTATGACAAG AACATCATCAAAAAAGTAAATGGGCAGAAGTTTGTGTATCGTTTCGTGTCGTACCCTGATATCCTAAAAGGAGAAGTCATAGCCAGAACGGAGGGTGCAGACGGCGGCTCAAACGGACCTCTGCCTCTCTCTGACAAACCTGCAAACATCTCCAGGGATAAAGACGACAAAGCCATCCCAGACCGAGGTGCAGGAACACCAGCTCAGTCCAAATCGTCCAGCCGGAATGATTATATCCACTCAGGCTTGTATTCTTCCTTCACTTTGAACTCTCTGCAGTCAGGAACGCAACTTTTTAAATCCATTAAGATTGAAAATCCAGGAGAAAAGCTAATGGAGAAAAAGGCCGCCCAGGAGTCGCCCCAGCCACCCACCGTCATTAAATTTGGGACCATGCCACAGAACAGACAGGGCACTCCGTCTGTTATAGAGAAGCCTGAACTTCCGGCACAGCCCGCCCAAGCCCCACCACCCGCTCCGGCAGAACCTGAAGCCAAACAGACGGCCGTCTCACATGTAGTGTGTGCGTTTGTGGAGAATCCCACCTCGGAGAATGCCATGACGGGCTTCCCGCTCTCAAGAGTCTCTCCATCGCCGCTCCCTCATTCCAAGTCGCCCTCCTCTTCACCGATGACGGATTCCCAGGAGCTGGTGATTGACAGTGAAATCGAGTCCCTCTCCTCACAGCCCTCAGAGTTACAGCTGCAG GACCAGCCCATCTCTGTTTTCAAGGACTCTGTAGCAGTGTTTGAGATGTCTGAATCTCCACCCCGCAGTCTCAGTGGAAAGTCGAAGAAACCCAAAGGCCTTGAGTTGATGCCGACGCTGGTGGTGACCAGCTCTGACCTCAGCCCTTTCAATCTGTCCAGCCCATCCCTCCCTACGGCTTCTCTCACCCCTGCCTTCCTGCAG ACTCCCCTGCTGCTCACACCCAGTCCACTTCTGTCCAATATCCATTTCTGGAGCACACTCAGTCCGGTGGCACCCCTCAGTCCCGCCCGGAGACAGGGCACACACACCCTCTTCCAG TCATTTGGAGAATATCCATGCAATGGAAGTCAACAAAAGAACACTGAACCCAGCTGA
- the LOC128022093 gene encoding ETS domain-containing protein Elk-4 isoform X1, with amino-acid sequence MFTPRLQIEKDMDSSVTLWQFLLQLLLDPSNDRLICWTNEDGEFKLLQAEEVARLWGVRKNKPSMNYDKLSRALRYYYDKNIIKKVNGQKFVYRFVSYPDILKGEVIARTEGADGGSNGPLPLSDKPANISRDKDDKAIPDRGAGTPAQSKSSSRNDYIHSGLYSSFTLNSLQSGTQLFKSIKIENPGEKLMEKKAAQESPQPPTVIKFGTMPQNRQGTPSVIEKPELPAQPAQAPPPAPAEPEAKQTAVSHVVCAFVENPTSENAMTGFPLSRVSPSPLPHSKSPSSSPMTDSQELVIDSEIESLSSQPSELQLQDQPISVFKDSVAVFEMSESPPRSLSGKSKKPKGLELMPTLVVTSSDLSPFNLSSPSLPTASLTPAFLQTPLLLTPSPLLSNIHFWSTLSPVAPLSPARRQGTHTLFQFPSVLSSTQFSVPVYNLDGTNTPGPLSPDPQKT; translated from the exons ATGTTTACCCCACGTCTGCAGATAGAGAAGGATATGGACAGCTCAGTGACCCTGTGGCAGTTCCTGCTGCAGCTGTTGCTGGATCCCAGCAATGACCGGCTGATCTGCTGGACCAACGAGGATGGAGAGTTCAAACTGTTGCAAGCGGAAGAGGTGGCCAGATTATGGGGCGTTCGCAAGAACAAACCCAGCATGAACTACGACAAACTTAGCCGGGCTCTGCGTTACTACTATGACAAG AACATCATCAAAAAAGTAAATGGGCAGAAGTTTGTGTATCGTTTCGTGTCGTACCCTGATATCCTAAAAGGAGAAGTCATAGCCAGAACGGAGGGTGCAGACGGCGGCTCAAACGGACCTCTGCCTCTCTCTGACAAACCTGCAAACATCTCCAGGGATAAAGACGACAAAGCCATCCCAGACCGAGGTGCAGGAACACCAGCTCAGTCCAAATCGTCCAGCCGGAATGATTATATCCACTCAGGCTTGTATTCTTCCTTCACTTTGAACTCTCTGCAGTCAGGAACGCAACTTTTTAAATCCATTAAGATTGAAAATCCAGGAGAAAAGCTAATGGAGAAAAAGGCCGCCCAGGAGTCGCCCCAGCCACCCACCGTCATTAAATTTGGGACCATGCCACAGAACAGACAGGGCACTCCGTCTGTTATAGAGAAGCCTGAACTTCCGGCACAGCCCGCCCAAGCCCCACCACCCGCTCCGGCAGAACCTGAAGCCAAACAGACGGCCGTCTCACATGTAGTGTGTGCGTTTGTGGAGAATCCCACCTCGGAGAATGCCATGACGGGCTTCCCGCTCTCAAGAGTCTCTCCATCGCCGCTCCCTCATTCCAAGTCGCCCTCCTCTTCACCGATGACGGATTCCCAGGAGCTGGTGATTGACAGTGAAATCGAGTCCCTCTCCTCACAGCCCTCAGAGTTACAGCTGCAG GACCAGCCCATCTCTGTTTTCAAGGACTCTGTAGCAGTGTTTGAGATGTCTGAATCTCCACCCCGCAGTCTCAGTGGAAAGTCGAAGAAACCCAAAGGCCTTGAGTTGATGCCGACGCTGGTGGTGACCAGCTCTGACCTCAGCCCTTTCAATCTGTCCAGCCCATCCCTCCCTACGGCTTCTCTCACCCCTGCCTTCCTGCAG ACTCCCCTGCTGCTCACACCCAGTCCACTTCTGTCCAATATCCATTTCTGGAGCACACTCAGTCCGGTGGCACCCCTCAGTCCCGCCCGGAGACAGGGCACACACACCCTCTTCCAG tttcCTTCTGTCCTGAGTTCCACCCAGTTCTCTGTTCCCGTGTATAATTTAGACGGCACCAACACGCCCGGCCCTCTCTCCCCCGACCCACAGAAGACATAA
- the LOC128022092 gene encoding major facilitator superfamily domain-containing protein 4A isoform X1 has product MKQLLNERICALFRSNWQQTLTYWSVFFSFGLCVAFLGPTILDLRCQTQSTLQEITLVFFSQQFLLFIGSTIGGFFSKTLVSSLSALAVSSLTISVVFAIIPLCHKLLVLAFAMAVSGLAMGIIDTISNLQLVKIYQKDSTVFLQALHFFVGLGALVSPLIADPFLSETSCVIGNSSTNATSLRHLRNKLAGRHVHNVSSVHLHTDGEVVTNVSYAFWIMAVANLPVPITILILMYRERLFVCGSDPSRRLLDGDVLAMKTWGATGLTKDAGHQKDTSRSHKGLFGCCLFGNKHSFPLSFFGIHILGGLVLFFSDGIVGSYTGFVYTYAVEPPMNLPHKTAGYLSCVFWAAITAGRLSAIPLSYRFKPVRLLIVSQVGVIVTLLLLLIVSNSSVFLFIGTCCLGLFISSIFPCMLAFTEDILEYKGCATTVMVTSAGMGEMLLQVLVGLVMHNQGSFSFLLCGMIFGCLGFAFFILLFFVQQSHKKLMEALPGDSPAERLEENGIKTCSGAVLNSWDTSEQKTSLDP; this is encoded by the exons ATGAAGCAGCTGCTTAATGAACGGATCTGCGCTTTATTCCGCAGTAACTGGCAGCAAACTCTCACATATTGGAGTGTGTTTTTTAGTTTTGGACTCTGCGTCGCTTTTCTGGGTCCGACCATCCTGGACCTGAGATGTCAGACTCAGTCCACGCTACAGGAGATCACTCTGGTCTTCTTCTCCCAACAGTTCTTGCTCTTTATTGGAAGCACCATTGGAGGATTCTTCAGTAAAAC GCTTGTGAGTTCTTTGTCAGCGTTGGCTGTATCTAGCCTCACCATCTCTGTGGTTTTTGCCATCATCCCACTATGCCATAAGCTGCTCGTGTTGGCCTTTGCCATGGCGGTATCTGGTCTTGCCATGGGCATCATTGACACCATCTCTAACCTACAGCTGGTCAAGATCTACCAGAAAGACTCCACAGTTTTCCTGCAG GCCCTTCACTTCTTTGTGGGTCTCGGGGCATTAGTGAGTCCCCTCATCGCTGACCCCTTCCTGTCTGAGACCAGCTGTGTGATTGGGAACAGCAGCACCAATGCTACATCATTAAGGCATCTGAGGAACAAGCTCGCAGGAAGACATGTGCACAACGTGTCCAGTGTCCACCTCCACACCGACGGAGAGGTGGTGACCAATGTTTCCTATGCATTCTGGATCATGGCTGTCGCCAAT CTTCCCGTTCCCATCACGATACTAATCCTCATGTATCGTGAGCGACTGTTCGTGTGCGGCTCAGACCCCAGTCGACGTTTACTAGATGGAGACGTGCTAGCGATGAAAACCTGGGGAGCCACAGGTCTGACCAAAGACGCTGGACATCAGAAAGACACTTCCAGAA GCCATAAAGGCTTGTTCGGCTGCTGTCTCTTTGGCAACAAGCACAGCTTTCCGCTGTCTTTCTTTGGGATCCATATCCTCGGGGGTCTGGTGCTCTTCTTTTCTGACGGTATAGTG GGCTCATACACAGGCTTTGTGTACACCTACGCAGTGGAGCCCCCTATGAATCTACCTCACAAGACCGCTGGATACTTGAGCTGCGTCTTCTGGGCGGCGATCACTGCAGGCCGACTGTCAGCCATACCTCTGTCCTACAGATTTAAACCTGTCCGCTTGCTCATCGTTAGTCAG GTGGGTGTGATAGTCACACTTCTTCTGCTGCTAATCGTCTCCAACAGTAGTGTGTTCCTCTTCATCGGCACCTGCTGTCTCGGCCTATTTATAAGCAGTATCTTCCCCTGCATGCTAGCATTCACTGAAGACATCCTAGAGTACAAAG GTTGTGCCACCACAGTCATGGTGACCAGTGCAGGGATGGGTGAGATGTTACTCCAGGTGCTTGTGGGTTTG GTGATGCACAATCAAGGTAGCTTCAGTTTCCTGTTGTGTGGAATGATCTTCGGCTGCCTGGGATTCGCCTTCTTCATTCTGCTGTTCTTCGTCCAGCAAAGTCACAAAAAATTAATGGAAG CTTTACCTGGTGACTCCCCTGCTGAAAGACTTGAGGAAAACGGGATCAAGACCTGTTCTGGTGCCGTGCTGAACTCATGGGACACGTCAGAGCAGAAAACATCCCTCGATCCGTAA
- the LOC128022092 gene encoding major facilitator superfamily domain-containing protein 4A isoform X2 produces the protein MKQLLNERICALFRSNWQQTLTYWSVFFSFGLCVAFLGPTILDLRCQTQSTLQEITLVFFSQQFLLFIGSTIGGFFSKTLVSSLSALAVSSLTISVVFAIIPLCHKLLVLAFAMAVSGLAMGIIDTISNLQLVKIYQKDSTVFLQALHFFVGLGALVSPLIADPFLSETSCVIGNSSTNATSLRHLRNKLAGRHVHNVSSVHLHTDGELPVPITILILMYRERLFVCGSDPSRRLLDGDVLAMKTWGATGLTKDAGHQKDTSRSHKGLFGCCLFGNKHSFPLSFFGIHILGGLVLFFSDGIVGSYTGFVYTYAVEPPMNLPHKTAGYLSCVFWAAITAGRLSAIPLSYRFKPVRLLIVSQVGVIVTLLLLLIVSNSSVFLFIGTCCLGLFISSIFPCMLAFTEDILEYKGCATTVMVTSAGMGEMLLQVLVGLVMHNQGSFSFLLCGMIFGCLGFAFFILLFFVQQSHKKLMEALPGDSPAERLEENGIKTCSGAVLNSWDTSEQKTSLDP, from the exons ATGAAGCAGCTGCTTAATGAACGGATCTGCGCTTTATTCCGCAGTAACTGGCAGCAAACTCTCACATATTGGAGTGTGTTTTTTAGTTTTGGACTCTGCGTCGCTTTTCTGGGTCCGACCATCCTGGACCTGAGATGTCAGACTCAGTCCACGCTACAGGAGATCACTCTGGTCTTCTTCTCCCAACAGTTCTTGCTCTTTATTGGAAGCACCATTGGAGGATTCTTCAGTAAAAC GCTTGTGAGTTCTTTGTCAGCGTTGGCTGTATCTAGCCTCACCATCTCTGTGGTTTTTGCCATCATCCCACTATGCCATAAGCTGCTCGTGTTGGCCTTTGCCATGGCGGTATCTGGTCTTGCCATGGGCATCATTGACACCATCTCTAACCTACAGCTGGTCAAGATCTACCAGAAAGACTCCACAGTTTTCCTGCAG GCCCTTCACTTCTTTGTGGGTCTCGGGGCATTAGTGAGTCCCCTCATCGCTGACCCCTTCCTGTCTGAGACCAGCTGTGTGATTGGGAACAGCAGCACCAATGCTACATCATTAAGGCATCTGAGGAACAAGCTCGCAGGAAGACATGTGCACAACGTGTCCAGTGTCCACCTCCACACCGACGGAGAG CTTCCCGTTCCCATCACGATACTAATCCTCATGTATCGTGAGCGACTGTTCGTGTGCGGCTCAGACCCCAGTCGACGTTTACTAGATGGAGACGTGCTAGCGATGAAAACCTGGGGAGCCACAGGTCTGACCAAAGACGCTGGACATCAGAAAGACACTTCCAGAA GCCATAAAGGCTTGTTCGGCTGCTGTCTCTTTGGCAACAAGCACAGCTTTCCGCTGTCTTTCTTTGGGATCCATATCCTCGGGGGTCTGGTGCTCTTCTTTTCTGACGGTATAGTG GGCTCATACACAGGCTTTGTGTACACCTACGCAGTGGAGCCCCCTATGAATCTACCTCACAAGACCGCTGGATACTTGAGCTGCGTCTTCTGGGCGGCGATCACTGCAGGCCGACTGTCAGCCATACCTCTGTCCTACAGATTTAAACCTGTCCGCTTGCTCATCGTTAGTCAG GTGGGTGTGATAGTCACACTTCTTCTGCTGCTAATCGTCTCCAACAGTAGTGTGTTCCTCTTCATCGGCACCTGCTGTCTCGGCCTATTTATAAGCAGTATCTTCCCCTGCATGCTAGCATTCACTGAAGACATCCTAGAGTACAAAG GTTGTGCCACCACAGTCATGGTGACCAGTGCAGGGATGGGTGAGATGTTACTCCAGGTGCTTGTGGGTTTG GTGATGCACAATCAAGGTAGCTTCAGTTTCCTGTTGTGTGGAATGATCTTCGGCTGCCTGGGATTCGCCTTCTTCATTCTGCTGTTCTTCGTCCAGCAAAGTCACAAAAAATTAATGGAAG CTTTACCTGGTGACTCCCCTGCTGAAAGACTTGAGGAAAACGGGATCAAGACCTGTTCTGGTGCCGTGCTGAACTCATGGGACACGTCAGAGCAGAAAACATCCCTCGATCCGTAA